From the Bacillus horti genome, the window TTTAAAATACGTGCTAATGTCTGAGCAAGTAGCGTTTTCCCACTTCCCGTTGGTCCAAGTAATAAAATATTACTCTTTTGCAGTTCAATATCATCATTTTTAGAGCTAGTGCGGATGCGTTTATAGTGATTATACACAGCTACTGCTAATGATTTTTTTGCTTGATCCTGACCAATAACATATTCGTTCAAGATTTTGCGAATTTCCTGAGGCTTAGGAATTTCCTTTAGCTCTAGCTCTTCTTCATTTCCTAATTCCTCTTCTACGATTTCTGTACATAGATCGATACATTCGTCACAAATATATACACCAGGACCGGCTACAAGCTTGCGTACCTGATCCTGAGATTTGCCGCAAAATGAACATTTTAGCTGTCCTTTTTCTTCATTAAATTTGAACATATTACCACCCCTTATTTCTGATCATTATGGGTGATGACCCGATCTACTAATCCGTATTCCTTCGCTTCCTCAGCACCCATAAAGAAATCTCGATCTGTATCTTTTTCTATGCGTTCAATAGGCTGCCCTGTCACATCAGCATATATTTGATTCAGCTTTTGACGTGTCTTAATAATCCAATCGGCATGAATCTTAATGTCTGATGCTTGACCTCTAACCCCACCCAAAGGCTGATGGATCATAATTTCACTGTTAGGTAGAGCAAACCTCTTGCCTTTTGCTCCTGCCGCGAGTAGGAACGAACCCATACTAGCAGCAAGACCAACACAGATTGTGGAAACATCTGGCTTTATGTATTGCATCGTATCGAAGATAGCTAGCCCCGCTGTCACAGAGCCACCCGGTGAGTTTATGTATAAGCTTATATCTTTGTCAGGGTCATCAGCTGTTAAAAATAATAGCTGGGCCACTACAATATTAGACACATGATCATCGATCGGTGTGCCTATAAAAATAATACGATCCTTTAACAATCGAGAGTATATATCATAAGCACGCTCTCCACGATTGCTTTGTTCTACAACCATTGGTATTAAATTCATGGACTACTCTCCTTCCTTCAATCTTTTAGGGGTAATAAACAAGGCACGAAAACTCGCGCCTTGTTCTTCTATAACCTTACCAACATTTTAGTTTATGCAACCGTCTTGCTATTCTGTACTAAAAGATCTACAGCCTTACGAATACGAACATCCGCCTTAAGACCATCTAATTGACTTCCTAAACGCTGTTTAAGCTCATCAACCTCAAGCCCATACATGGAGGACATCTTCGTAAGCTCCTCTTCAACCTCTTCGTCAGAAACCTCGATGTTTTCTGTATTAGCGATCGCCTCAAGAGTTAGGTTAACAACCACCCTCTGTTCAGCATCTCCTTTAAACTGTTCCCTTAAACCTTCTTTGTCTAAACCTGAGAATTGGAAATATAAATCTAAATTCATACCTTGCATTTGTAGGCGTTGCTCGAACTCTTTAGACATTTGCTCAATTTCCGTTTCAATCATGGCAGCAGGGATATCAATCGTTGCATTCTCAGCCGCTTGTTTGATAACCGTATCCTTTTTATAAGCATCTTCTTCTTCTTTTGCTTTTTCTTCTAGCTTCTTAAGAAGATCAGCTTTATATTCGTCAAGGGTTTCAAATTCAGAAACATCCTTTGCAAACTCATCATCAAGCTCTGGCAACTGCTTACGCTTAATTTCGTGAACTGTAACTTTAAATGTTGCTTCTTTCCCTTTAAGCTCCTCTGAATGATAATCCTCAGGGAATGTCACTTTAATTTCCTTCTCTTCACTCTTTTTAGCTCCAACTAACTGATCTTCGAAGCCTGGAATAAAGCTGTTTGATCCGATTTCAAGAGAATAGTTTTCTCCTTTACCTCCTTCAAAAGCTTCTTCACCAAGAAAGCCTTCAAAATCAATTACAGCTGTATCTCCTTGTTCAACAGTGCCATCTTCAATGACAGTAAGCTCGGCTTGACGATCACGAATTTTGTTCAGCTCTTCGTTAAGATCCTCATCCTTCACGGAGAAATCCTTCTCTGGAATTTCAAGACCTTTGTACTCCCCAAGTGTTACTTCAGGCTTAACTGTTACTGTAGCCTTAACGATCAATGTTTGACCACGCTCGATTTGCTCTACGTCAACCTCTGGACGATCTACTGGCTCAATGCCAGTTTCATCAATAGCACTGCTGTACGCTTCT encodes:
- the clpP gene encoding ATP-dependent Clp endopeptidase proteolytic subunit ClpP, which encodes MNLIPMVVEQSNRGERAYDIYSRLLKDRIIFIGTPIDDHVSNIVVAQLLFLTADDPDKDISLYINSPGGSVTAGLAIFDTMQYIKPDVSTICVGLAASMGSFLLAAGAKGKRFALPNSEIMIHQPLGGVRGQASDIKIHADWIIKTRQKLNQIYADVTGQPIERIEKDTDRDFFMGAEEAKEYGLVDRVITHNDQK
- the tig gene encoding trigger factor, with translation MSAKWEKLENNQGVLTIEVAPEKLEDALDKAFKKVVGKVNVPGFRKGKVPRKIFEARFGVESLYQDALDILLPEAYSSAIDETGIEPVDRPEVDVEQIERGQTLIVKATVTVKPEVTLGEYKGLEIPEKDFSVKDEDLNEELNKIRDRQAELTVIEDGTVEQGDTAVIDFEGFLGEEAFEGGKGENYSLEIGSNSFIPGFEDQLVGAKKSEEKEIKVTFPEDYHSEELKGKEATFKVTVHEIKRKQLPELDDEFAKDVSEFETLDEYKADLLKKLEEKAKEEEDAYKKDTVIKQAAENATIDIPAAMIETEIEQMSKEFEQRLQMQGMNLDLYFQFSGLDKEGLREQFKGDAEQRVVVNLTLEAIANTENIEVSDEEVEEELTKMSSMYGLEVDELKQRLGSQLDGLKADVRIRKAVDLLVQNSKTVA